The genomic segment AGTGCGTTCGTCGGACACGCCTTCATGCATTCGGCACATCGGATGCATTTGTCCAGAAACTGCTCCTCCGGAAGTGCCCCCGGCGGCCTTATCAGAAACGGATTGAAGCTCTTCTCCTGAACCTTGAGTTTCATTATGGGCAACGCCAGGGCTCCCAAAGCGGCGGCTTTGATGAAATTCCTGCGGGATGTAGCCAACCCCTCAGGAGCGAACTCCCTCTCCTCCTTTCTAAAGGGGGAGGCGAGCTTGAAGCTTATCGCGCCAGTGGGACATACATACTGGCAGGTGAGACACAGCGTGCACTCCTGAGGATGATATCCTCTCGGGTTTTCGGTTATGGCCGCCATCCTGCATTCCTCCTGACATCTGCCGCAATCGATGCATTTCTCGGGATCGACGATCCTGCGTATCAGGCTGAACCTGGCGCAGGCACCGAAAAAAGCGCCTAAAGGACAGAGATAACGACACCAGAACCTGGGATGATACCTGACCATAAACAGAATGGCGGCGAAGATCAGGAGGAAGAGGAGTTGAAGCTGAAAGACAGGCTGTTCCTCGGGCAGGAATCTATCCCTGAGGAAACCGTAGATCGGCTCGGATATCCTGTTTACAACAGGAACGCGGTAGAGAGGGCCGAGCAACAGATCTATAACCTTGCTCAGATACGGATAGATCAGGATGCCATAGCTCCTGGTCACGATGCTTATCGGGTCCATCAGCCACAGGAGCTGCGTGCTGAAGAGAGCGGCGGCGATGAGGAAGATCAAAACGTAGTATTTGAAGTTCCTCAAACCTCGCGAGTGTTTTATGCGGACCTCCCCCTTGGGTTTTCTGCTCTTTGGACGCATGATCCTGTCCACGAGATCGAGCGTGGTGCCTAAGGGGCAGATCCAATTACAGAAAAACCGACCTAATAGAAAGGTGAGAACGGTAAGCCCTATGGCGAAGATGAACCTTTCGGCCAGCACAGATCCGGATCGGGAGGATATAGAGGTGAGAAATCCGGCCAGCGGATCGAATCTCAGAAAGAGATCCCTCGGCACGATCGGCTCCTCACCTTCGAAGATGTAGACCGTCCTGATTATCAGCCAGAGGAAAAGAAAAAAGAAGCCGAGCTGAACGGCTCGCCTCAACGTGATGGCTCTGAGGAGCCATCTTCTGATCTTTCCCAGCATAAGTCCTCCCTTCAGATCCTGATCTTCCTGATCTTGAGCTTGTCCAAACTGATCTCCCCTACACCCATCCTGTGAGCAT from the Candidatus Poribacteria bacterium genome contains:
- a CDS encoding 4Fe-4S binding protein; this translates as MLGKIRRWLLRAITLRRAVQLGFFFLFLWLIIRTVYIFEGEEPIVPRDLFLRFDPLAGFLTSISSRSGSVLAERFIFAIGLTVLTFLLGRFFCNWICPLGTTLDLVDRIMRPKSRKPKGEVRIKHSRGLRNFKYYVLIFLIAAALFSTQLLWLMDPISIVTRSYGILIYPYLSKVIDLLLGPLYRVPVVNRISEPIYGFLRDRFLPEEQPVFQLQLLFLLIFAAILFMVRYHPRFWCRYLCPLGAFFGACARFSLIRRIVDPEKCIDCGRCQEECRMAAITENPRGYHPQECTLCLTCQYVCPTGAISFKLASPFRKEEREFAPEGLATSRRNFIKAAALGALALPIMKLKVQEKSFNPFLIRPPGALPEEQFLDKCIRCAECMKACPTNALQPALFQGGVEAIGTPIIVPKVGYCEYECNTCGQVCPTGAIRKLSMEEKQKFKMGTAYINKNKCYAWNEHINCLVCEEHCPVPEKAIKFWETEVFEQKTNRRIKVLLPYVVTDLCIGCGICENKCPIAEEPGIRVTARGEVRHKERYTGNRGV